Sequence from the Carboxydocella sporoproducens DSM 16521 genome:
CTTTTTTCCGCCTTTCTACCAGTTAATTTCCTTTATCACTGCACCATTCTGAAGATTAAGCAGCTGAATGCCCCGTTCAGTCACTACCGCCAGGGTCGGAGGCCAATCCTCTTTAGGCAAAGTAGGACTGCCCGGATTTAACAAAAAGGTCCCTTCCTGTTCCAGCAGTACAGGCACATGGGTATGGCCGCTGATCACCACCCGGGCTTTCTGCTGTTTAGCCAGCTTAATCAGACCAGCGGGGCCATCATATTGATGCCCATGGGTTATAACCAGTAAACCAAAGGAAGTATGTACCTGAGTCAAAGGAGGGAGCTGGCGAGCCAGCATCATTTCATCCACTTCGGCATCACAATTGCCCCGCACTGCCAGCCAGGGTCGGGTTAAGCTGTTAAGGGCCTCCGCCAGCGCCGGCGGATTGTATCCGGCTGTAATCGGGTTACGGGGGCCAGGAGCCAGGATATCCCCGGCATGCAAAATCAAATCACAATCGGCCAGTACCTGCTGCCAGGCCTCTTGCCAGACCTGAGAATTGCCATGAGTATCAGAAATCACTCCTATCCGCATGCCAATCACCTCACCGCCTATTTTACTGCCCCTTCGCTATCAGGTCAAGTAAAAGGAAAACGGGCCATGCGGCCCGCTCAATCCAGTTCTTTATTTGCGCAATTCCATACCAGCTCCGGCTTTGGTAGCCTGGGAAGCGATCATGTCACTATTGCCGCTATTGACCAGTTTATGCCAGGTACCTGCCGGTACATAGATAATGGAACCAGCAGCAACAGCGATTTTCTCTTCCCCATTGCCATTATCCAGATAAAACTCCCCTTCGCCCTGGAAGACAAAGAAAACCTGGTCGCCTTCCGGATGGCGATGGTAATCCAGCACCTGGCCGGGTTTGAAGTAGTAAGTGTCAACCCCCAGCATGCCGCCGCTGAAGTTGGCGATTTTATTCATAGCTTCTGCTTTAAAAGCGGGATTTTGAATGACATTTACGTGTTGACTCATAATTTATACCTCCTCATCGATTTCAGTATTAGTTTTGCCTTGCTACTGTTAACAATATACCATGTTAATTTTTGTTTGTCAATAATAATTATTATTATCCTTTAATAAAATCAGCCATCTCTTTACAAAATAGCTTCTGAGGAGGGTCGCTTATGCGCAGTTTATGGAAAGGTGCCGTCAGCTTCGGCCTGGTTAATATCCCGGTCAAAATGTATGTAGCCACCGAAAAAAAGGATATCCGCTTCAATTATCTGCATCAACCCTGTCATACACCGGTACAGTACCGGAAATATTGCCCCACCTGTCAACGGGAAGTGGAGGCAGAGGAAATAGTGCGCGGTTACGAATACAATAAAGGCCAGTATGTCATCATCTCAGAAGAGGATCTGGAAAATATACCGGCCCCAACGGCCAGAGCCATTGAAATCCTGGATTTCGTTGAGCTCAGCCAGATTGATCCTATCTATTATGACAAGACCTATTATCTGGCTCCAGC
This genomic interval carries:
- the yfcE gene encoding phosphodiesterase; the protein is MRIGVISDTHGNSQVWQEAWQQVLADCDLILHAGDILAPGPRNPITAGYNPPALAEALNSLTRPWLAVRGNCDAEVDEMMLARQLPPLTQVHTSFGLLVITHGHQYDGPAGLIKLAKQQKARVVISGHTHVPVLLEQEGTFLLNPGSPTLPKEDWPPTLAVVTERGIQLLNLQNGAVIKEINW
- a CDS encoding cupin domain-containing protein, with the protein product MSQHVNVIQNPAFKAEAMNKIANFSGGMLGVDTYYFKPGQVLDYHRHPEGDQVFFVFQGEGEFYLDNGNGEEKIAVAAGSIIYVPAGTWHKLVNSGNSDMIASQATKAGAGMELRK